From one Sulfurimonas sp. HSL-3221 genomic stretch:
- a CDS encoding CmpA/NrtA family ABC transporter substrate-binding protein codes for MKSASGLKGLTLAGLALGLAATTLMADVEKKKLTIGFIALTDCAPIVIAEEKGFFDKYGLDVHVVKEGGGWPGIQQKVINGEYDFSHALAGMPIAATLGINGDANLVALMSLDFNGNGITFGNNIMKQMKKYGMDDKKRPLGSESLKKYIDAKHQKEGGKYQPLSFGMVHPVSTHNYELRYWMATSGIDPDADATIKPFPPPTMPSNLIAGNIEGYCVGEPWNERVVLKKKGSTLVTNYDIWNNNPEKVLQARADFVEKNPETTKAVMKAIIEAQMWLDESWEHRKEAAKILSKPNYVKAPVPVLEKSMTGTFQYLKGQDSEPNPMFNVFANYYAAYPFYSHGMWFITQMYRWGQLDKPVDMKAVIEKTYRPDLFEAAAKEVGYALPPSPWKKDGVDKYNMFMDGKVYDPNKAVEYIYSFKVTNPLVSEADLKAANAWEGSLKTAQPDYVCPYGPAGCADPKYVTK; via the coding sequence ATGAAAAGTGCATCTGGATTGAAAGGTTTGACACTGGCCGGACTCGCCCTCGGGCTGGCGGCGACGACGCTGATGGCGGACGTCGAAAAGAAGAAGCTGACCATCGGCTTTATCGCGCTGACGGATTGTGCCCCCATCGTCATCGCGGAGGAGAAGGGCTTCTTTGACAAGTACGGCCTGGACGTCCACGTCGTCAAAGAGGGCGGCGGCTGGCCGGGGATCCAGCAGAAAGTGATCAACGGCGAGTACGACTTCTCGCACGCCCTGGCGGGGATGCCGATCGCGGCGACGCTGGGCATCAACGGGGACGCGAACCTGGTGGCGCTGATGAGCCTCGATTTCAACGGCAACGGCATCACCTTCGGCAACAACATCATGAAGCAGATGAAAAAGTACGGCATGGATGACAAGAAACGCCCGCTCGGTTCCGAGTCGCTTAAAAAGTACATCGATGCCAAACATCAAAAAGAGGGCGGCAAATACCAGCCGCTGAGCTTCGGCATGGTCCACCCGGTCTCGACGCACAACTACGAACTGCGCTACTGGATGGCGACGTCGGGCATCGACCCGGATGCCGATGCGACGATCAAACCTTTCCCGCCGCCGACGATGCCTTCGAACCTGATCGCAGGCAACATCGAAGGGTACTGCGTCGGGGAGCCGTGGAACGAACGCGTCGTCCTGAAGAAGAAGGGTTCCACCCTGGTCACGAACTATGACATCTGGAACAACAACCCCGAAAAGGTGCTGCAGGCCCGCGCGGATTTCGTGGAAAAGAACCCGGAGACGACCAAGGCGGTCATGAAGGCGATCATCGAGGCGCAGATGTGGCTTGACGAGAGCTGGGAACACCGCAAAGAGGCGGCGAAGATCCTGAGCAAGCCCAACTACGTCAAGGCGCCGGTCCCGGTCCTTGAGAAGTCGATGACGGGGACCTTCCAGTACCTCAAAGGGCAGGACTCCGAGCCCAACCCGATGTTCAACGTCTTCGCCAACTACTACGCGGCGTACCCCTTCTACAGCCACGGCATGTGGTTCATCACGCAGATGTACCGCTGGGGACAGCTCGACAAACCTGTCGATATGAAAGCGGTCATCGAGAAGACCTACCGTCCCGACCTCTTCGAGGCCGCGGCCAAAGAGGTGGGCTACGCCCTGCCGCCGAGCCCGTGGAAAAAAGACGGCGTGGATAAGTACAACATGTTCATGGACGGCAAGGTCTACGATCCGAACAAAGCGGTTGAGTATATCTACAGCTTCAAGGTGACGAACCCGCTGGTGAGCGAGGCGGACCTCAAAGCGGCCAACGCCTGGGAAGGGAGCCTCAAGACGGCCCAGCCCGACTATGTCTGCCCCTACGGCCCCGCCGGCTGTGCCGACCCCAAATACGTAACGAAATAA